In one Colletotrichum destructivum chromosome 2, complete sequence genomic region, the following are encoded:
- a CDS encoding Putative TLDc domain-containing protein: MAYQSPPETPSSSGAHTPHSSTAPSLSNSVITTMWSGLIRRFSSDIPESYPHSGHSQESSHLAHAHTEPISGAALKDGVNGVFVPSHISRTASPFRPPPLDPIVLSGFKDSTPPSARLLSHGVAEEIRIMLPERLRIMEDWKLIYSLEQDGASLTTLYQKAANYHGQRVGFVLVVRDDAGGTFGAYLSEYPHPAPKYFGNGECFLWRASTLTPLPPPPSADTTNLTRITTVASPTRSTFLDSDRPTPSPAPSESIRFKAFPYSGVNDYYINCETGFLSVGAGDGHYGLWLDDSLDRGHSGRSQTFGNEPLSDEGEKFGVLGVELWVLGA; this comes from the exons ATGGCCTATCAGAGCCCCCCCGAAACACCATCCTCCTCAGGCGCCCACACGCCACACTCCTCCACTGCTCCGTCCCTCTCGAATTCCGTGATCACAACCATGTGGTCCGGTCTCATCCGCCGCTTCTCCTCCGACATTCCCGAGTCCTATCCTCACAGCGGTCACTCGCAGGAGTCATCACACCTCGCCCACGCGCACACCGAGCCCATCAGCGGTGCCGCCCTCAAAGACGGCGTCAACGGTGTCTTCGTCCCCTCCCATATCAGCCGTACCGCGAGCCCcttccgcccgccgcccctcgATCCCATCGTTCTGAGCGGCTTCAAGGACagcacgccgccgagcgcgcGGTTGCTGAGCCATggcgtggccgaggagatcCGTATCATGCTGCCAGAGAGGTTGAGGATCATGGAAGATTGGAAGTTGATCTACAGCCTGGAGCAGGACGGCGCCAGTCTGACGACGCTGTACCAGAAGGCAGCCAACTACCATGGTCAGCGTGTCGGTTTTGTGCTGGTTGTGAGAGATGATGCTGGCGGC ACTTTCGGCGCCTACCTCTCCGAATACCCCCACCCGGCGCCCAAGTATTTTGGCAACGGCGAATGCTTCCTCTGGCGAGCCTCTACTCTTACCCCCcttccgccgccaccctccgCCGACACGACGAACCTAACGCGCATCACCACCGTGGCGAGCCCAACCCGCTCGACCTTTCTCGACAGCGAcaggccgacgccgtcccCAGCGCCGAGCGAGTCCATTCGTTTCAAGGCGTTCCCCTACTCGGGCGTCAACGACTACTACATCAATTGCGAGACGGGGTTCCTCAGcgtcggcgctggcgacggCCACTACGGGCTGTGGCTCGACGACAGCCTCGACCGCGGGCACAGCGGGCGCAGCCAGACATTCGGCAACGAGCCCCTCAGCGACGAGGGTGAGAAGTTCGGCGTGCTGGGCGTCGAGCTGTGGGTGCTCGGGGCCTGA